A stretch of Lathyrus oleraceus cultivar Zhongwan6 chromosome 6, CAAS_Psat_ZW6_1.0, whole genome shotgun sequence DNA encodes these proteins:
- the LOC127097082 gene encoding ethylene receptor 2: MHKSTSSGILIFLLLLCVSATANGFPKCNCDDDTSWWTIDNILECQKIGDFLIAVAYFSIPIELLYFITCSNIPFKWVLFQFLAFIVLCGMTHLLNIWTYGPHTFQTMVTLTVFKVLTAIVSFATAITLITLIPLLLKVKVREFLLRRKTRELGIEVGMITKQNEAGMHVRMLTQEIRKSLDRHKILYTTLVELSKTLGLQNCAVWMPNVDKTEMNLTHELNGRNVNSSIPITDPDVVRVKGDNVVNIIDSDSPLASASSGVSVDVGPVAAIRMPMLRVSNFKEGASEVTETCYAILVLVLPSAEDRSWSNQEMEIIKVVADQVTVAVSHAAVLEESQLMREKLQEQNRALQQEKRKTMMASEARAAFQKVMSNGMGRPMHSVMGLLSMLQDENLKNEQKVLVDSMVRTSSVVSNLMNDAMDNSDREGGSGRFSLEMKCFGLHNMLKEAACIARCMSLCKGFGFKVEVDKSLPNYVIGDEKRVFQVILHMVRSLIDGNHGGGILVFRVFAELGSRGRTDQGYATWRPSSSSGNVHVRFEIGISSNDSESETSGRFSGRMHTSDHAFEEKLSFSICKNIIQSMKGSIRSVPNARGFPQVMTLSLRFQLRRSIAVTIPEPGESSESSSSNSLFRGLQVLLADTDNVNRAVTQKFLQKLGCVVTSVSSGFECLSLFGPAGGSPFELILLDLHLPDIDGFEVTLRIRKLKSRNRPIVVALAASFEQALREKCMHIGFNGVIRKPILLKAFSDELQRILKGN; encoded by the exons GACTTCTTAATCGCTGTTGCGTATTTCTCCATCCCTATTGAGCTTCTTTATTTCATAACTTGCTCAAACATTCCATTCAAATGGGTCCTTTTTCAGTTCCTTGCATTCATAGTCCTTTGTGGAATGACACATTTGTTGAACATTTGGACTTATGGACCCCACACTTTTCAAACCATGGTCACACTAACTGTCTTCAAAGTCCTCACTGCAATCGTTTCATTTGCAACTGCCATAACATTGATTACTTTGATCCCTTTGCTTCTTAAAGTGAAGGTTCGAGAGTTTTTGCTCAGACGTAAGACGAGGGAGCTTGGAATCGAGGTTGGTATGATCACGAAACAGAACGAAGCTGGAATGCATGTAAGAATGCTTACTCAAGAGATTCGAAAATCCCTCGATAGACATAAGATTTTGTATACTACTTTGGTTGAACTGTCGAAAACTTTAGGGTTGCAGAATTGTGCTGTGTGGATGCCTAATGTTGATAAAACTGAAATGAATCTCACTCATGAGTTGAATGGGAGGAATGTTAATTCTTCCATACCGATTACTGATCCGGATGTTGTGAGAGTTAAGGGAGATAATGTTGTTAACATTATTGATTCTGATTCACCGCTTGCGTCTGCGAGTAGTGGGGTTTCTGTTGATGTAGGACCGGTTGCTGCAATCCGAATGCCAATGCTTCGTGTTAGCAATTTCAAAGAAGGAGCGTCGGAAGTAACAGAAACTTGTTACGCGATACTCGTTTTGGTACTTCCTAGTGCCGAGGATAGGTCTTGGAGCAATCAAGAGATGGAGATTATTAAAGTTGTTGCTGATCAGGTAACTGTGGCTGTTTCTCATGCTGCAGTTCTCGAGGAATCGCAGCTCATGAGGGAGAAATTGCAGGAGCAAAATCGAGCATTGCAACAAGAGAAAAGGAAGACTATGATGGCGAGCGAGGCTAGAGCGGCTTTTCAGAAAGTTATGAGTAATGGAATGGGAAGGCCAATGCATTCAGTGATGGGTTTGCTTTCAATGCTGCAAGATGAGAATTTGAAAAATGAACAGAAAGTTCTTGTGGACTCAATGGTAAGGACAAGCAGCGTTGTGTCGAACTTGATGAACGATGCTATGGATAATTCGGATAGGGAGGGTGGAAGTGGAAGATTTTCTTTGGAGATGAAATGCTTTGGGCTGCATAACATGTTAAAAGAAGCAGCTTGCATTGCCAGGTGTATGAGTTTATGTAAGGGTTTTGGATTTAAGGTTGAGGTTGATAAGTCTTTGCCTAACTATGTTATCGGCGACGAGAAGAGGGTTTTTCAAGTGATTTTGCATATGGTTAGGAGCCTAATAGATGGTAACCACGGTGGAGGTATTCTTGTGTTTCGAGTTTTTGCAGAATTGGGAAGCCGAGGAAGGACCGATCAGGGATATGCAACTTGGAGACCAAGCTCGTCTAGCGGTAATGTACATGTTAGATTTGAGATAGGGATCAGTAGCAACGATTCTGAATCGGAGACCTCAGGGCGGTTTTCAGGTAGGATGCATACGAGTGATCACGCGTTCGAGGAAAAGTTGAGCTTCAGCATTTGCAAGAATATAATTCAG TCAATGAAAGGGAGCATACGGTCGGTACCAAACGCTAGAGGCTTTCCTCAAGTCATGACCCTCTCCCTTCGGTTTCAGCTACGTCGATCAATCGCCGTAACCATCCCCGAACCAGGGGAGAGTTCAGAGTCATCGAGTTCGAATTCTTTGTTCAGAGGTCTGCAAGTTTTGTTGGCTGACACCGACAATGTTAATAGAGCCGTAACACAGAAGTTTCTTCAAAAACTAGGCTGTGTTGTGACATCAGTTTCTTCCGGATTCGAATGCCTCAGTCTTTTCGGACCTGCTGGTGGATCTCCCTTTGAACTCATTCTTTTGGATCTTCACTTGCCGGATATAGACGGATTTGAAGTTACTTTGAGGATCCGGAAGCTTAAAAGCCGCAACAGGCCTATCGTGGTTGCTTTGGCAGCAAGCTTTGAACAAGCTTTGCGGGAAAAATGCATGCATATTGGATTTAATGGAGTTATCAGAAAGCCGATTCTGTTGAAAGCTTTCTCGGACGAACTTCAAAGAATCCTGAAGGGAAACTAG